The window CCCGAGCCCGACCACCCCACGCAGCCGCCGCCACGTGGCCTCCGGACCCACCCGTCATGGACGTACACCCGCGCGGCCTCAGGTGGATAAACGCGCCCCCAATCCGCTTTTCGTCGCCTCCTCCAATTTGGCTAGTCCACCTGCCTATCCtcgcctctccccctcctcccctgcccGTCTCTCCTCGTAAAAGGAGGCGCCGAGAAGAAAAATCAACGGAATCTTTCGAGCTCCGCCCCGCCCCGTGGACGCTTCCCCAAGCCCCAAGCCCCAAGCCCcaagccaccgccgccgccgctggaaGGACCAGGCTGCCCGCGGGACGCGGCTTCGTGAAGCGAGGCAAGCTAAGGGGTCTCCGGCGATGTACCCGGCGGGGACGGCCCCGCGGCCGGGTTCGCGGCTGCCGGCGGCGTCGCGGGTCGACAAGGCCACCAGCCACCTGCTGCAGGGGCCCGACTGGGCCGTCAACCTCGAAATCTGCGACACCCTCAACGCCGACCGATGGTGACTACTACTGATCGTCgcctccccttcccttctcccCCGCCCGCCTCCTGCTATGGCTGTTTCGTTTTTTGTGCTTGCCGTGCCGCCGAGTGGGGAGAATTACGGCGGTGGGGGATTTGGGATTCGTCCCGCGCGCGGGGCTTGTTGCTTCGTCGTCGTTGTCGTTGCTTCTGTGGCGGCGGGGCGGGGTTTTTGGTTTCAGGGGCCGTTGACCCGATTGATTGGGGCGGGTTTCGGTCAAAATTGCAATCTATTTGGGAACTCTTACTACGTAGCAAATTGATTCGAGGTGGCTTGAGTTGATTGGTAGGTAGGAAGTGGTCTCTAGCCTGTTGTTACCTCGGACAATTTTCTAGTGGTTATTACTCTGCTATGACAACTATAATATGAGCTGCAAGTACCAAGTAGACGCGTGTAGCTTACGGTGGCACGTTTCATAGTTTCTTCAACTTAGGCTGAGAACTTGATGCTCGAGCTCAGGTATATAGTCCTTTTGGAGCGTCGACCGAGATGTCGCCAAGGATTATGACGGGATTTGCATACAGGACCATTGTATAGCTCCAGCAATGGTGTGCTTAGTAGCTTGCTTGTCATTCATGCCAATCAAGATATGTATTCTAATGCTAGTTCTGTGGTCGAGAAAATCCGATTGATAAGCTATCCGTAGCACTCAAAAACTTCCTGTCCAATTTTGATGCCTAGCCTGTTGGGCAATGATCTGTCGGAACCAAACTGCACCACAGCTGTTCATGATGAAAATGTGTTTGAACTTCTATTGTGCTGGGGTATTCATATGTGGGAAGGCATCCAGATTACTTATATAATTGCTTATGATTTATTGCCATTATGTTTCAATAGAGGATTCCAAATAAATAAACCTTTGAATTATGGTGTGTTTGTGTAAATGTATTGATGGGAGGACATCCTGATTAACTTATGTATTCGCAGAGAAGCTTTACCTACCAGATGCTAATATATTTGCAAATCCTTCATCAGGCAAACAAAAGATGTGGTAAAAGCAGTAAAGAAGCGGCTGCAGAATAAGGACCCGAAAGTTCAGTTTTTCACTTTGACGGTGCGTATTTCTAATAATATGTGTTATTGGTAGTTTTCTGTAATGATTTGCTGTGAAAACTCTAGAtttgtttttctgatcattttcaGTTTGTTAGAAGTAATTCGGATACTATTATGCTTATCTGCCACTGTAAGATTGTCACCTTAAGAAAGCAATAACATGGGGCTATTTTTATTGTTGACACTGGTTATAAAAATCTTTGCAGCTCTTGGAGACAATGATGAAGAACTGTGGCGAATATGTTCATTCTGAAGTTGCTGAGCTGCATGTTTTACAAGAAATGGTCAAAATTGTTCAGAAGAAGGTATACCCTCCTTTGATCCTTCGAAGTCTCTCATTTATTCTCATGCTGCTTAAATTAGCAAAGAGAAGTAAAAACAAGTTTTGAAATAATTAGTTAGATTATCTATTATCTTGTTTCCAAATATTTCTCAATGTTAACACAATTTGGCTGCATCCATTTTTGTATGCTTGTTTACTTAATTATTCAAAAAAATATTTAGTGACAGATAATTTTGTCATGTCATTTAGAACTTTATGAATGGATGTTATGAATTCTCATGTCAGACATACTTGGTAAAATCCAAAACACTATGGATTTAAATTCTTTTTATACTAGATAAGAACCCTTTTGGCCAATCCCTGTTGTTTTGTGACTCAAACTCGGTGTTTGAGCTGAACCATCACTCTTCTTCAGGTGAACATGCTAACTGTTATTGGGTAACATGGTAACAGTCAAACACAATGCTAAGTTTTTTGGAATGTTTCTTTTCTGAATATCCAGCATGATATGCAAGTGAAGGATAAGATATTGATACTTCTGGACTCATGGCAAGAAGCATTTGGTGGACCTGGGGGCAAATATCCACAATATTACTGGTCATACATTGAACTAAAGGTATGACTGCAATATTCCCGCCAGTGTAAAACCTCACACTTCTCAACGCAACCAGTCCAGTATATATGGAGCCAAGAACATGCCCTGAAAGATTAGTTTAAAGTATAAGTAGTTCGGCCTTAGATAATGTCCACGTCTTACTATTTTGGGGGCACGCTACTGGACTTTAATCATATCAGCTAACGCAACATCTTCTACAGAGGTCAGGAGTAATGTTCCCTCGTCGTCCTATGGATGCCCCTCCAATATTTACTCCTCCTGTGACGCATCAATCTCAGGCGTATGGTTCACCTGCATATCCCACTGGAAGTCTAAATGACAGAATGGCATCTGATGTTGAAACACTGAGGTTGCATTTCTTCTCTAGTACTCCATATTCAACTCCTTGAGCTTTTCTTGCCCAAGCTATCTGTTCTATTGCTCTATTTAATGGTTATAACTTGTTATCTCTGTTTTACTCCAGTTCAGGGGATCTGGATAATATTAGAGATGCAACAGAATTACTGAGTGATATGGTGAATGCTTTGAATCCTGCTGATCGCATGGTAAGCCGAATATTTAAAAGAAAATTGCATGGCTAGTTTGGTGAAGTTCATGAAATTACCTATTCAATTATTGGTGATGCCAGGCTGTTAAAGATGAAATTGTTACTGAGCTTGTCAGCCAAAGTCGTTCAAATCAACAAAAGCTCATGGGGTTTGTCAGCTCAACAGGGTAAGCTCATCTCTCCCACAGACGTATGAAGAATATTCCCCTATCTTAGTGTACCGTGGTGTTCGCCTCAAGTGAATTTGAAGTTTAGCATAAGAACTAGCATGCACATGCATAAGCATGGGACACTTTTTCTTACAGTTCTGCATCGTCTAAATGACAGTGCAGTTATAAAGGGGCTGCATGCAtcactctgatgcagaggccggggataatcctccttttctaaaaaaaaataaaaaataaaatgacAGTGCAGTTCAGGCTACGCTGCCACAGAATGTAATGTGTGACCTTTTATGGTTCCTGTTGTTTAGGAATGAGGAGCTACTGAAACAAGGCCTAGAAATAAATGACCGCTTACAAAGTGTACTTGCAAAACACGATGCCATCGCTTCTGGTTCTCCTTTACCAGTTGAAACGCCAAGGAGAGATGAGATACCCAGAGAGGATCCAACACCACAGCCATCTGCACCTCCAGTTGTTGCACAAAATGAGACCCCCGttgaagaggatgaagaggatgAGTTTGCTCAGCTAGCAAAAAGGTAATTGAAAATAGCTTTTGATGCACAATCTACTTATTCCTGAACCACAACTaattatttatgatatgttctgCATCTGTAGAAAGAACAAATCTGTGATAAGTAGCGACGAGGCATCATCAAGTGTTGGTGATCATGCCCTTATCCCTATTGACGATGCAACTTCTGAAGCCTCATCTTCTGTTGCGAGCAATGCCCTAGTTCCTGTTGAGTCAGCTTCTGTCAGTGGTACTCGGACAAAAGAGCAGGATATGATCGACCTTCTAAGCCTTACCTTGTACAGCCCTCCTGAAGCATCTACAGATTCTTCAACTCAGAGCCAAAATGGCAGTCAGCAGACCGCCGTGTCAA is drawn from Aegilops tauschii subsp. strangulata cultivar AL8/78 chromosome 1, Aet v6.0, whole genome shotgun sequence and contains these coding sequences:
- the LOC109784438 gene encoding TOM1-like protein 6; this encodes MYPAGTAPRPGSRLPAASRVDKATSHLLQGPDWAVNLEICDTLNADRWQTKDVVKAVKKRLQNKDPKVQFFTLTLLETMMKNCGEYVHSEVAELHVLQEMVKIVQKKHDMQVKDKILILLDSWQEAFGGPGGKYPQYYWSYIELKRSGVMFPRRPMDAPPIFTPPVTHQSQAYGSPAYPTGSLNDRMASDVETLSSGDLDNIRDATELLSDMVNALNPADRMAVKDEIVTELVSQSRSNQQKLMGFVSSTGNEELLKQGLEINDRLQSVLAKHDAIASGSPLPVETPRRDEIPREDPTPQPSAPPVVAQNETPVEEDEEDEFAQLAKRKNKSVISSDEASSSVGDHALIPIDDATSEASSSVASNALVPVESASVSGTRTKEQDMIDLLSLTLYSPPEASTDSSTQSQNGSQQTAVSNGSHLPPNYQPAASNGQHYPSNHQAYPINQGYTPYNNYVAPWAQSEQSAQSGAYPVQPPQYTSTYPAPPQYTSTYPAPPWAMPTSANSVNPFQPATYQTPNPPVASVASTPYPAPSTPYASPLMQHVPSPTPNPSPMQQQSSFVSHANNALAIVPDARMNGNQRPKEAPATAAKPYYMPDNLFGDLIDVKSFGAAGKTSRSANVPGPKGGGQPMIGGKK